A part of Acaryochloris thomasi RCC1774 genomic DNA contains:
- a CDS encoding class I SAM-dependent methyltransferase, with the protein MSDVSSVSAAVAQLYNTYPFPPEPLLDHPPPGHNWRWNWLTAYHFCTGQKPARQNVRILDAGCGTGVGTEYLVHLNPTAEVVGIDLSVEALAVAQARCQKSGAERAQFHPLSLFDVAQLPGQFDLINCVGVLHHTADPIRGLQALAQKLAPGGLMHIFVYGELGRWEIKLMQEAIALLQGDQRGDYQDGVQVGRQLFETLPAENRLRQREQERWSLENHRDGYFADMYVHPQEIDYSIPTLFELIDASGLEFIGFSNPRVWDLNRLISRAPDLLERAQTLSDRQTYRLIELLDPSAISHYEFFLARSPLPQQTWTIDEQLLRAIPEPSPCLEHWRDSPQFFGPNYDLIKLEPSEWDFLLICDGNQNSLKSVGELLQEIDSSLEVVRSLHRQQLILLTPSPAEA; encoded by the coding sequence ATGTCTGACGTGTCTTCCGTGAGTGCGGCCGTTGCGCAGCTCTATAATACCTATCCCTTTCCACCAGAACCTCTGTTAGATCATCCCCCACCCGGCCATAACTGGCGGTGGAATTGGCTGACGGCCTATCACTTTTGCACAGGGCAAAAGCCTGCCCGGCAAAATGTTCGGATTCTGGATGCAGGGTGCGGTACGGGGGTGGGGACAGAGTATCTTGTGCACCTGAACCCCACCGCTGAGGTGGTGGGGATTGACTTAAGTGTTGAGGCACTGGCGGTGGCCCAAGCGCGCTGCCAGAAGTCAGGAGCTGAGCGTGCTCAATTCCATCCCCTTAGCTTGTTTGATGTGGCACAATTGCCGGGGCAGTTTGATTTGATCAACTGCGTCGGCGTGCTGCACCATACTGCAGATCCGATCCGGGGTCTGCAGGCTCTGGCGCAGAAGCTGGCGCCTGGGGGCCTGATGCATATTTTCGTCTACGGCGAACTGGGCCGTTGGGAAATTAAGCTGATGCAAGAGGCGATCGCACTTTTGCAGGGCGATCAGCGGGGCGACTATCAAGATGGCGTTCAAGTGGGGCGGCAGCTCTTTGAGACCTTGCCGGCCGAGAACCGCCTGCGTCAGCGTGAGCAAGAGCGCTGGTCATTGGAAAACCATCGGGACGGCTACTTTGCCGATATGTACGTTCATCCCCAAGAGATTGACTACAGCATCCCGACGCTCTTCGAGTTGATTGATGCCTCTGGGCTTGAGTTTATTGGTTTTTCTAATCCTCGCGTTTGGGATTTAAACCGGCTGATCAGCAGAGCGCCTGACCTTTTAGAACGGGCGCAGACCCTCAGCGATCGCCAAACCTATCGCCTGATCGAGCTTTTAGATCCCTCCGCCATCTCACACTACGAATTTTTCCTGGCTCGATCCCCCCTGCCTCAGCAGACCTGGACTATTGATGAACAGCTCCTGCGGGCCATCCCTGAACCGAGCCCCTGTTTAGAGCACTGGCGCGACAGTCCCCAGTTCTTCGGGCCTAATTACGACCTCATCAAGCTAGAGCCATCAGAATGGGACTTCTTGCTGATCTGTGACGGCAATCAAAACTCGCTGAAAAGCGTGGGTGAGCTGCTCCAGGAAATCGACAGTAGCCTAGAGGTTGTGCGATCGCTGCACCGACAGCAGTTGATTCTCTTAACGCCTTCCCCTGCCGAAGCCTAA
- a CDS encoding phycobilisome linker polypeptide — protein sequence MLGKFQSAPSSANSRVFIYEVEGLRQNDQTEGNSHEIRDSAVLLKVPYRRMNEEMQRISRLGGKIVSIRPLDGSTPVGKTRKKALRSFAPNQESLYRVRFAQSGRPGTPQVRRSMNECVVSRGQLSSTLQRLNQRGNRVVDVSPA from the coding sequence ATGCTAGGAAAATTCCAGAGTGCCCCATCTTCTGCCAACAGTCGCGTCTTTATTTACGAAGTCGAAGGACTGCGGCAAAACGACCAAACTGAAGGCAACAGCCATGAGATTCGGGATAGCGCCGTCTTGCTGAAGGTTCCCTATCGCCGCATGAATGAAGAGATGCAGCGCATTAGTCGTCTGGGCGGCAAAATCGTCAGCATCCGCCCGCTGGACGGCAGCACCCCCGTGGGTAAGACGCGCAAAAAAGCACTGCGGTCCTTTGCGCCGAATCAGGAGTCCCTCTATCGGGTGCGGTTTGCGCAGTCAGGTCGTCCCGGCACGCCGCAGGTGCGGCGCAGCATGAACGAATGCGTTGTTTCTCGGGGACAGCTCTCGTCTACCCTGCAGCGACTCAATCAGCGCGGAAATCGGGTTGTGGACGTGTCTCCGGCCTAA
- a CDS encoding phycobilisome linker polypeptide encodes MAITTTASRLGARAFNETKPVELRPNATQKEAEVVIRAIYRQILGNDYLMQSDRQGDLESLLIGGQISVRDFVRGLAKSEIYKTKFLYPHFHTRVIELNCKHLLGRAPYDESEVIEHLDRYQNEGFDADIDSYLDSAEYDRKFGDAIVPYYCDLVTTGAGQQTVGFTRFFQLYRGYANSDRAQLSGTKSCLATGLATNSAASIMPPSSGDTAGWSYQPAEKGTTPARTFQPAASNSRMYRIEVTGFSLQRYPKVRRSNQEFVVPYEQLYSTLQQIKKRGGKVASVTLACSTGE; translated from the coding sequence GTGGCCATTACCACTACTGCGTCTCGTCTGGGGGCACGGGCCTTCAACGAAACAAAACCCGTTGAGCTGCGGCCCAACGCGACCCAAAAAGAGGCCGAAGTCGTCATTCGTGCTATCTATCGTCAGATTTTAGGCAACGACTATTTGATGCAGTCAGATCGTCAAGGCGATCTGGAATCGCTCCTGATTGGCGGTCAAATTAGCGTCCGAGACTTTGTTCGAGGGCTGGCTAAATCTGAGATTTACAAGACCAAATTTCTTTACCCTCATTTCCACACGCGGGTGATTGAACTGAACTGCAAGCATTTGTTGGGTCGGGCCCCCTACGACGAATCTGAAGTGATTGAGCACCTTGATCGCTATCAGAATGAGGGGTTTGACGCTGATATCGATTCCTATCTTGATTCGGCGGAGTATGACCGGAAGTTTGGCGACGCCATTGTTCCCTACTACTGCGACTTAGTGACCACCGGTGCCGGTCAGCAAACCGTTGGGTTTACCCGCTTTTTTCAGCTGTATCGCGGCTATGCCAATAGCGATCGCGCCCAGCTTTCAGGGACCAAGTCTTGTCTGGCCACTGGCCTAGCCACCAATAGTGCTGCTAGCATCATGCCGCCTTCAAGCGGTGACACGGCTGGCTGGTCTTATCAGCCCGCTGAGAAGGGCACAACCCCGGCTCGCACCTTTCAGCCTGCTGCTTCCAACTCCCGCATGTATCGCATTGAAGTGACTGGCTTCAGTCTGCAGCGCTATCCCAAAGTGCGGCGCAGCAACCAAGAATTCGTGGTGCCCTACGAGCAGCTTTACAGCACCCTGCAGCAAATTAAGAAAAGAGGCGGCAAAGTCGCCAGCGTTACCCTTGCCTGCAGCACAGGAGAATAG
- the hemH gene encoding ferrochelatase has translation MGRVGVLLLNLGGPERPQDVRPFLYNLFSDPEILRLPAPWLQAPLAWLISTLRFQKSRKNYQKIGGGSPLRQITEAQALALQRRLQTQEQSIKVYVGMRYWHPFTQEAISQIKRDNIERLVILPLYPQFSISTSGSSFRELERLWQEDPQLQDIQYTVVPSWYHNPTYIRAMAALIEKTMAQVDDPQNVHVFFSAHGVPVSYVEEAGDPYQREIEGCAQLIMQALKRSNPYTLAYQSRVGPVEWLQPYTNEAIQELADQGTKELVVVPISFVSEHIETLEEIDIEYREVALEAGIKTFARVPAPDTDPVFIQALEEIVTQSLEEPPTFFSETVRPQKSVKLYPQERWTWGITTSAEVWNGRLAMLGLVAVLVEVWMGLGPFHLLGFM, from the coding sequence ATGGGGCGGGTAGGCGTTCTACTGCTCAATTTGGGAGGGCCAGAACGACCTCAAGATGTTCGGCCTTTTTTATACAATTTGTTTTCAGACCCAGAAATTTTGCGGCTGCCTGCACCTTGGCTGCAGGCTCCACTGGCTTGGCTCATTTCAACGCTGCGGTTTCAAAAGTCACGGAAAAACTATCAAAAGATTGGGGGTGGTTCACCCCTGCGGCAGATTACGGAAGCGCAGGCTCTAGCGCTGCAGCGTCGTCTGCAAACGCAGGAACAATCGATCAAGGTCTATGTGGGAATGCGATACTGGCATCCCTTTACCCAGGAAGCGATCTCACAGATCAAGCGTGACAACATCGAACGATTAGTGATTCTGCCTTTGTATCCGCAGTTCTCGATCAGCACCAGCGGCTCCAGCTTTCGAGAGCTAGAACGACTCTGGCAAGAAGATCCGCAGCTGCAGGACATTCAATATACGGTGGTGCCCTCTTGGTACCACAACCCCACCTATATCCGGGCCATGGCGGCGTTGATTGAGAAGACAATGGCCCAGGTGGATGATCCACAGAATGTACATGTTTTCTTCAGCGCCCATGGTGTCCCGGTTAGCTATGTGGAGGAGGCGGGGGACCCTTACCAGCGTGAAATTGAGGGCTGCGCGCAGCTGATCATGCAGGCGTTGAAAAGGTCTAATCCCTATACGCTGGCCTACCAAAGCCGCGTGGGACCCGTCGAATGGCTGCAGCCCTACACCAATGAAGCGATTCAAGAACTAGCCGACCAAGGAACCAAAGAGCTGGTGGTGGTCCCCATTAGTTTTGTCTCTGAACACATTGAAACCCTTGAAGAAATTGATATTGAATATCGCGAGGTGGCGCTGGAGGCCGGGATTAAAACCTTTGCCAGGGTGCCGGCCCCGGATACAGATCCTGTGTTCATTCAGGCGCTGGAGGAAATTGTGACGCAATCCCTGGAGGAGCCACCTACTTTTTTCTCGGAAACTGTGCGGCCGCAGAAAAGCGTCAAGCTCTATCCGCAGGAACGCTGGACCTGGGGCATTACGACGTCGGCGGAGGTCTGGAATGGACGGCTGGCAATGCTGGGCTTGGTGGCAGTTTTGGTGGAGGTTTGGATGGGGTTAGGCCCCTTTCATTTATTAGGATTTATGTAG
- a CDS encoding biliverdin-producing heme oxygenase, translating to MSTDLATQLREGTKKAHTMAENVGFVKCFLKGTVEKKSYRRLVEDLYFVYSALEVELKRHRNHDVISMIYFPELNRKQSLECDLNYYYGPNWKGEIAPSPAAQAYVQQIERVSEQAPELLVAHSYTRYLGDLSGGQILKNIAQRAMRLADGAGTAFYEFDEISDEKEFKSVYRQALDNLPIDQADAERIVEEANAAFGMNMAMFNELEGSLIAAIGKMLFNTLTQRRPRKNTALATAE from the coding sequence ATGAGCACTGACTTAGCAACTCAATTACGTGAAGGCACTAAAAAGGCGCACACGATGGCGGAAAACGTGGGCTTTGTAAAGTGCTTTTTAAAGGGCACGGTAGAGAAGAAGTCCTATCGACGGCTGGTGGAAGATTTATATTTTGTTTATTCAGCGCTGGAGGTCGAACTCAAGCGTCATCGAAATCACGATGTTATTTCGATGATTTACTTTCCTGAGCTGAATCGAAAACAAAGTCTCGAATGTGATCTCAATTATTACTATGGTCCCAATTGGAAGGGGGAAATCGCGCCGTCTCCTGCGGCTCAAGCCTATGTTCAGCAAATAGAAAGGGTGTCGGAACAGGCACCAGAGCTGCTGGTGGCCCATTCCTATACGCGCTACCTCGGTGATTTATCGGGGGGACAAATTCTTAAAAATATCGCGCAGCGAGCGATGCGGTTGGCCGATGGCGCCGGCACGGCTTTCTATGAATTCGATGAAATTTCGGATGAGAAAGAGTTTAAGTCGGTTTACCGGCAGGCGTTAGATAATTTGCCCATTGACCAAGCCGATGCAGAGCGCATTGTGGAGGAGGCAAATGCGGCTTTTGGCATGAATATGGCCATGTTTAATGAGTTAGAAGGAAGTCTGATCGCGGCCATTGGTAAGATGCTCTTCAATACGTTGACCCAGCGACGGCCTCGCAAAAATACGGCGCTGGCGACGGCGGAGTAA
- a CDS encoding chromophore lyase CpcT/CpeT, translating into MTHNTDIATLARWMAGDFSNQEQAFENPPFFAHIRVCMHPLALDDLDAGVSFYLEQAYDYQLQHPYRTRVLSLMPQDDCIIIRNYRLNDAEKFIGAARQPERLDSLAPEDLEVMEGCNMVVQWQDDRFKGRVEPGKACRVVRKGMTTYLDSTFEIDEKRMRSFDCGRDPETDQRAWGSVAGPFQFQLTQRFHFENKNNMVNIV; encoded by the coding sequence ATGACTCACAATACGGATATAGCGACGCTGGCAAGATGGATGGCGGGAGATTTTAGTAATCAAGAGCAGGCTTTTGAAAATCCGCCGTTCTTTGCCCACATTCGGGTTTGTATGCACCCCCTTGCGCTAGATGATCTTGATGCGGGCGTTAGCTTCTATCTGGAGCAGGCCTATGATTATCAGCTCCAGCATCCCTATCGGACGCGGGTGTTGAGTCTGATGCCACAAGATGACTGCATTATCATCCGAAACTATCGGTTGAATGATGCAGAAAAGTTTATAGGGGCGGCGCGGCAGCCGGAACGACTCGACTCCCTCGCTCCTGAGGATCTAGAGGTCATGGAGGGCTGCAACATGGTTGTCCAGTGGCAAGATGACCGATTCAAAGGAAGGGTGGAGCCGGGAAAGGCATGCCGGGTCGTACGCAAGGGCATGACGACGTACCTCGATAGTACGTTCGAAATTGATGAAAAAAGGATGCGTAGCTTCGACTGCGGGAGAGATCCGGAAACGGACCAGAGAGCATGGGGTTCGGTGGCGGGGCCCTTCCAGTTCCAACTCACTCAAAGGTTCCACTTTGAAAATAAAAACAATATGGTGAACATTGTATAA
- a CDS encoding alpha/beta hydrolase: MYRPPDPDPIDTRSVLEDFLGSLPSERPDLYRRASPLTYVAEGLPPTLLLYGSRDQLVESRYGRHLHRRLKGLGNVSVYIEIPWAGHSFDSVFNGASNQLALYTVERFIAWSLYR, translated from the coding sequence CTGTATCGTCCCCCGGATCCGGATCCGATAGATACGCGCTCGGTCCTCGAGGATTTTTTAGGTAGCCTTCCCTCTGAGCGTCCAGATTTATATCGTCGAGCCTCTCCATTGACGTATGTTGCAGAAGGTCTTCCTCCAACATTGCTGCTTTATGGGAGTCGGGATCAGCTAGTGGAATCTCGTTATGGCCGTCATCTTCACCGTCGTCTTAAGGGCCTTGGCAACGTATCGGTGTATATAGAGATACCATGGGCGGGCCATTCGTTTGACAGTGTGTTCAACGGAGCGAGCAACCAGCTAGCGCTATACACAGTAGAGCGTTTTATTGCGTGGTCCCTGTATAGATAG
- a CDS encoding protelomerase family protein, with the protein MDAIAARETIIERYRQRISLGKHVRLYKRELEELIHGFINTLETIHEPERIQAACQNEIELLEEGYPRPTLASSYIPRYRKAIAEAIATQKLPSSKHRYLHHQRLTGLPQERDEHWALTFFKYSQEQYEHLDHRQAKTNRKRLLNLQKVNPWQYLDTLNELLLATGKFAARHRTIAIVGFTGRRFGEVVARGSFSLTSHPYLLRFEGQQKSERDGYDIITLIPAEIILMHLERLREMPELKPLAAMQGQELKKAINKFDVQVNRECDKLLMKPGVMPPLDGKEHVTIHNLRSLWGAIATFLFCPPEQHEYAFLQHYLGHILESSATGHYFRYILVDRQGQLLQQKGVKLQDIPPLPLLEIENASEEVDEAGFDTVDPSLDLSPEQQPQDREVTLTAPRQRNNEEMNTEELQATLRQDWLQEIEQVKQELRSDWSEQLTTFKQQIEQQMTTLRRQLQPEAVQELTQEIDTLKTELDQAQQEKQEIAAQLADAQAKLNSFRQLLLGNEEVKKEVEEQPTERKTKESPTTTTQRRRRAPGKAAQRAQIIFDAIRAWNDQHPDDTLAFSPGLLETIFKVHRKAAKEFCQEFQNEIEDHHAEIGVERLLTHNKGKDIDGFKLFAEAFQ; encoded by the coding sequence ATGGACGCTATCGCCGCCAGAGAAACTATCATTGAACGTTACAGACAAAGGATCTCGCTCGGCAAACACGTTCGACTCTACAAGCGTGAACTCGAAGAACTTATACATGGATTCATCAATACACTCGAAACTATACATGAACCCGAGAGAATTCAAGCTGCCTGCCAAAACGAAATTGAACTATTAGAAGAAGGCTATCCACGACCAACGCTTGCTAGTTCTTATATTCCTCGCTACCGAAAAGCAATTGCTGAAGCGATCGCAACCCAAAAACTCCCTTCCTCAAAGCATCGATACCTCCATCACCAACGTCTGACCGGTCTTCCTCAAGAGCGTGACGAACACTGGGCCTTAACCTTCTTCAAGTATTCGCAGGAACAGTACGAACACCTTGACCACCGACAGGCAAAAACCAATCGCAAGCGCCTCCTGAATTTACAGAAGGTGAATCCTTGGCAGTATCTCGATACTCTCAATGAGCTGCTGCTGGCGACCGGGAAATTTGCGGCTCGGCATCGCACTATCGCCATTGTCGGGTTCACGGGTCGCCGCTTTGGAGAAGTGGTCGCTCGCGGTTCGTTTTCATTAACGTCCCATCCCTACTTACTGCGCTTTGAAGGTCAGCAAAAGAGTGAGCGCGACGGCTATGACATCATCACCCTCATTCCTGCTGAGATTATTCTCATGCACCTCGAACGCCTCCGAGAAATGCCGGAACTGAAGCCTTTGGCAGCCATGCAGGGTCAAGAGTTGAAGAAAGCGATTAACAAGTTTGACGTTCAGGTCAACCGTGAATGCGACAAGCTATTGATGAAACCTGGCGTCATGCCTCCTCTCGATGGTAAAGAGCATGTGACCATTCATAACCTGAGAAGTCTATGGGGGGCGATCGCAACCTTCCTATTCTGTCCACCGGAACAACACGAGTATGCCTTCTTGCAGCATTATCTCGGACATATTTTGGAATCATCTGCCACAGGACACTACTTTCGATACATACTAGTTGACCGTCAAGGACAGCTCTTGCAGCAAAAAGGTGTCAAGCTCCAAGACATCCCCCCTCTGCCGTTGTTGGAGATCGAGAATGCCTCCGAAGAAGTAGATGAAGCAGGCTTTGATACGGTGGATCCGTCACTAGATCTATCGCCAGAACAGCAGCCTCAAGACAGAGAAGTAACCCTAACAGCGCCACGGCAGAGGAATAACGAAGAAATGAATACGGAAGAACTTCAGGCAACACTGCGGCAAGATTGGCTGCAGGAGATCGAGCAGGTCAAACAAGAATTGCGCTCAGATTGGTCAGAGCAATTAACGACATTTAAACAACAGATCGAGCAGCAAATGACAACATTGCGGCGGCAGCTCCAGCCAGAAGCCGTACAGGAACTCACGCAGGAAATTGACACCCTAAAAACCGAGCTGGATCAGGCACAGCAAGAGAAGCAAGAAATCGCAGCACAGCTTGCAGACGCCCAAGCGAAACTCAACAGCTTTCGTCAACTATTGTTGGGCAACGAGGAAGTCAAAAAAGAAGTCGAAGAGCAGCCGACAGAACGCAAGACAAAGGAAAGCCCTACAACAACGACACAGCGGAGAAGGCGGGCACCCGGAAAAGCAGCTCAGAGAGCACAAATCATTTTCGATGCCATACGAGCATGGAATGATCAGCATCCAGATGACACCTTAGCCTTTAGCCCTGGACTTCTAGAGACAATCTTCAAAGTTCACCGCAAAGCCGCGAAGGAATTCTGCCAAGAGTTTCAAAACGAAATTGAAGATCACCATGCTGAAATCGGTGTCGAAAGACTACTGACACACAACAAAGGCAAAGACATTGACGGATTTAAACTGTTTGCCGAGGCGTTCCAATAG
- a CDS encoding endonuclease MutS2, with translation MPVKTLDLLEWPRLCQHLSTFAATKLGVAAAQALEIPGQLSESQTLLNQTREVYDLENRLLTPLVFNGIYDIRAALERSEKQGVLSGEELLQLATTLAGTRQLRRLIDRQPELLALNRLVADLRTYPELEQEIHHCIDDRGDVADRASEKLVGIRAKQRQTHAQIQKVLQSLLQRKAGALQEQLVTQRGDRFVLPVKAPQKDAIPGIVHDTSTSGVTLYIEPQSTVNLNNQLRQLKRRAEAESEAIRRRLTEKVAEVQADLEHLVMIVTTLDLAAARARYGYWLGANQPRFVDSEEPLTLRQLRHPLLVWQQNHEQGDPVVPINVVVSPQIRVVAITGPNTGGKTVTLKTLGLAFLMAKVGLFVPAQEPVELPWFDQVLADIGDEQSLQQSLSTFSGHIRRIQSIIESLTDRSLVLLDEVGAGTDPLEGSALAIALLQHLADHAQLTVATTHFGELKALKYQDPRFENASVEFNDQTLSPTYRLLWGIPGRSNALIIAKRLGFRESILDQAQQSIGGGTQEVNEVIAGLEDQRRQQETKAQAAARLLQSTEQLHQKVSDKASELKARERELRQQQERAIQHEIKIARKEIAKVIRQLQQGPMTAQAAQEATQKLEQVTQQRLPSQKPVAKAKVPTFKPQMGDRVRIPSIGQKAEVIGLAPDADEVTVRFGLMKMTVSVTEIESMTGEKVEPKPKPAPAPPAPKPLTVRTSENTLDLRGSRVADAERVLDDAIAQAHGSLWIIHGHGTGKLRAGVQAYLKQHPRVERYEFAEQSEGGTGVTIAHCAV, from the coding sequence ATGCCTGTCAAAACTCTGGATTTGCTGGAATGGCCGCGTCTGTGCCAGCACCTATCGACTTTCGCTGCAACAAAGTTAGGGGTTGCCGCAGCACAGGCATTGGAGATTCCGGGGCAACTGTCTGAGAGTCAGACGCTTCTCAATCAGACCCGAGAGGTCTATGACTTAGAAAATCGGCTGTTGACGCCGCTGGTCTTTAATGGCATCTACGATATCCGAGCGGCTTTGGAGCGCTCCGAAAAGCAGGGCGTTCTCAGTGGTGAAGAATTGCTGCAGTTGGCGACCACCCTCGCTGGCACCCGGCAGCTGCGACGCCTGATTGATCGCCAGCCTGAGCTTCTTGCACTCAATCGCCTGGTGGCTGATCTGAGAACTTACCCGGAACTAGAACAGGAAATTCATCACTGTATTGATGATCGAGGAGATGTTGCTGACCGCGCTAGTGAGAAGTTGGTCGGAATCCGTGCCAAACAGCGTCAGACCCACGCTCAGATTCAGAAAGTTCTGCAGAGTTTGCTGCAGCGCAAGGCAGGGGCGCTTCAGGAACAGTTGGTTACACAACGGGGCGATCGCTTTGTTCTGCCTGTGAAGGCACCTCAGAAAGATGCCATCCCTGGTATTGTTCACGATACGTCCACCAGTGGGGTGACGCTCTATATCGAGCCACAGTCTACGGTCAACCTCAATAATCAACTGCGCCAACTTAAGCGAAGAGCAGAGGCTGAATCAGAGGCCATTCGGCGGCGTCTGACGGAAAAGGTCGCAGAGGTCCAGGCTGACCTTGAACATCTGGTCATGATTGTAACTACGTTAGACCTGGCCGCAGCGCGGGCGCGCTATGGCTATTGGCTGGGGGCTAACCAGCCTCGATTTGTTGATTCAGAAGAACCTTTAACGCTGCGGCAGCTTCGCCATCCTCTTTTGGTTTGGCAGCAGAATCATGAGCAAGGCGATCCTGTTGTGCCTATCAACGTGGTGGTCTCGCCCCAGATTAGGGTTGTCGCGATTACCGGCCCCAATACCGGCGGCAAAACCGTCACCTTGAAGACGCTAGGGCTGGCGTTCCTAATGGCAAAGGTGGGTTTGTTCGTCCCGGCTCAAGAACCGGTTGAGCTGCCGTGGTTCGATCAGGTGCTGGCCGATATTGGCGATGAGCAATCTCTGCAGCAGAGCCTATCTACTTTCTCAGGTCATATTCGGCGGATTCAATCCATCATTGAAAGTCTGACGGATCGCTCTCTAGTATTACTGGATGAGGTCGGGGCCGGGACTGATCCATTAGAAGGAAGTGCGTTGGCGATCGCACTTCTGCAGCACCTGGCTGATCACGCTCAGCTTACGGTTGCCACAACTCACTTTGGTGAACTCAAAGCGCTTAAATACCAAGACCCAAGATTTGAAAATGCCTCGGTTGAATTCAATGACCAAACCCTCTCGCCCACCTATCGCTTGCTGTGGGGTATTCCAGGGCGCTCGAACGCCCTGATCATTGCCAAACGTCTTGGATTTCGAGAGTCCATTCTTGATCAGGCCCAGCAGTCCATTGGTGGGGGTACCCAGGAAGTCAACGAAGTGATTGCTGGTCTTGAAGATCAGCGGCGACAGCAGGAAACCAAGGCGCAGGCAGCGGCACGCTTGCTCCAAAGTACGGAGCAACTCCATCAAAAGGTTTCTGACAAGGCTTCTGAACTCAAAGCGCGAGAGCGAGAACTGAGGCAGCAGCAGGAGCGAGCGATTCAGCATGAAATTAAGATTGCTCGCAAAGAGATTGCCAAGGTTATTCGGCAACTGCAGCAGGGACCGATGACGGCTCAGGCTGCGCAGGAGGCGACTCAGAAACTGGAGCAGGTAACGCAGCAGCGCCTCCCGTCTCAGAAGCCTGTTGCAAAGGCAAAGGTGCCGACTTTTAAGCCACAGATGGGCGACCGCGTGCGGATTCCCAGTATTGGACAAAAGGCGGAGGTGATTGGTCTAGCCCCAGATGCAGATGAGGTGACGGTACGCTTTGGTCTGATGAAAATGACGGTTAGTGTGACCGAGATTGAATCAATGACGGGTGAGAAGGTAGAGCCAAAGCCGAAGCCGGCCCCTGCACCTCCGGCTCCCAAACCGTTGACAGTACGGACGTCTGAAAATACGCTGGACCTTCGCGGATCACGGGTCGCTGATGCTGAGCGGGTTTTAGATGATGCGATCGCACAGGCCCACGGCTCTCTCTGGATTATTCACGGCCACGGCACCGGAAAGTTGCGTGCAGGTGTGCAGGCATACTTGAAGCAGCATCCCCGAGTCGAACGCTATGAGTTCGCTGAACAATCTGAGGGGGGCACAGGCGTAACCATTGCTCACTGTGCGGTGTAA